A stretch of DNA from Leptospirillum ferriphilum:
GGCGGATGGTCTGATCCACAACAAGACAGGGATCGAGCACTATCTCGTGCCCGTTTTTCCCCAGCTCGAAAAACCCAGGGAAATCCTCTCTGCCACGCACGCCCTTCTTCCTTATTTTGAATCAGAGAATCCGCTGGAAGGCGTTCTGTATCTGGGCCGAGCCATCGACCGGATCGATCCGGTCCATCAGCAGGGTCTTTTGTCTTCGATCATCGACCTGATCCACGACCATATCACGGACACGGGAGAGCTCCAGACGATCATCCGGACCTTTCCCCATGAGTTTCCGGGTGATTATGCCGAGTTCCGGACAGGACTTGCGGCCCTGTCCGGGAAAAAAAAGGATCCGGAACAAGCCGAAACCCTGTTTTTGTCCCTTCTTGCGAACTATCCGGCCTCTCTCTTCACCGGATCGGCGGAAGAACGTCTGAACCATCTTTCCCTGCCGGTTGATATGCCGGTTGTCGCCGTCCTCTTACCTGCTCTTTCGAACCAGACGCGGGGTCCCTATGCCCATTCCTTTATTCTTGGCCTCCACGATTTTTTCCGGAAGGAGGAATCATCCGGAGATCCCTTTCCCTCCCTGATGCTCCGATTCGTGAAAAACCCCCAGGCCTATACCCGGACACTGAAAGACCTGGTCCGACATCAGAAAGTCGTGGCTCTTCTGGGGCCATTCTTTCCGGACGACTTCAAGGCAGCGTCTTCTTTTCTGGCACATTCCGACTTCGTCGCTGTCTCGCCGACCCTTCCTCCCGACCCCGGCCTGTCGCATTTTTTCAGCACCGCCACCGTCCCGGACATGATGGCTTCAGCCGCTGCCATTGCGACGGAAAAAAGGGTTACGCCGTCCCACGTGGTCATCGTTTATCCGAAAGGCCCCTACGGACAACATGTCCGGAACGTCTATACTTCGACATTGACCGGGCTGGGGGGACAGGTCATCGGAAGCATTTTCTACGATCCCCGCCGCCCGGACAATCAGGCGGCCCTTGAAAAACTGAAGTCTTTCGGAACACGGATGGAAATCTCCAAAGACACCGGACTTCCCCAGGGAGCGACGCTGGTATCAGAGGACGCTGTCCAGATGGGGGGGAAAGTGTTCTTTCTGGGGTCCCGGATCAGAAATACCAAGCATGTCCGGACGCTCTTTCTCCCTTCCTTTGATGTCCTCTATGTACCGGATACATCTGCCGAACCGGCCTCTCTTCTCCGGGAAATTGCCTACAAGAATATTCAGAATATCCTTCTGATCGGAAACGAAACATTTCTCCGAATCCGCGGATTGTCGGGAATCCAGGAACTGCACGACACGATCCTTGCCACTGGTCCGCCGCCATTGGGACCCTCTTCACCCGTTCCGATGGTCAACGGACGGAGCCGGCCGAGCCTTTTCTCACTCCAGACGTATGATGCCCTGCGCCTTCTGCAGAAGGCTTCGGCCTCGGTGGATGGCCCGACCAGGCAGGGCATCCGGAAATTTCTTGACTCCCACCCTTCTTTGGAGGGAGTGTCGGGAACAATGACCTGGAACGGGCCGGGCCAGTTCAAAAAATCCGTGACGATCTATCAGTTGTCTGGACGCCGCTGGATTCCATCCGATACAGTAGAGGTCTCCTACGGAGAGGAAAAATAATCCTGTCCCAATCGGCCAGCGGTCTGAAAACCGTCCGGTCTCTTCGGAAAGGAAATACGGGGGAAAAAAGAGTGTTTCACTTTGATTCGGGCATGGCGTACCTTTCTGAAACAGGATTCCAGATTACGACGGTCGGGATTCCGCTTCTTCTCGCTGTCACGCTGCACGAAGTCGCTCACGGGGCAGTAGCGGATCGGCTGGGAGATCACACGGCCCGCTATCTCGGGCGGCTGACGCTCAATCCTTTTCCGCATGTGGATCCCTTCGGAACGATTCTTCTCCCCCTCATGCTCTACTTTTCCCACACCGGACTGATGTTCGGGTATGCGAAGCCGGTCCCGATCAATCCCCTGAACATGGCCAATCCCCGGCGGGATATGGCGATCGTCGCGATGGCCGGCCCATTGTCGAACCTTTTGCAGGCCCTGGTTTACATGAGCCTCCTGCACAGTTTTCTCGGAATCGTAATGACCACCTCCTGGTTTCAGTCTGGCGAAGCCGGGGAGACGGTCGCCCGCCTCATCATCACTCTTTTCCGGATGGGGATCCTGGTAAACGTCGTTCTGTTCGTTTTCAATCTCATTCCGCTCCCCCCCCTGGACGGAGGACGGGTCCTGACGGGATTTCTTCCGGCCGGAGGTGCCGCTTTCATGAACCGGATCGAGCCCTGGGGAATGTGGATCCTGTTCGGGCTGATCCTCCTCGACCCCTATCTGGGGGTTCTGTCGCGCCTTGTCTGGCCGGAAATGGATTCCCTGACAAACCTGCTCATGGTCTGGGCGACAAAACCCGGGGTCTCCTGACAACAGGCTCCAACGATATCCAACCGTACTGAAAAACAAGGAAACCAGCAAGAGATGCCGATGGAAAAAGAGACTTCTCCAGAGAACCCTGTCGAGAACAGCACGGAAGAGAAAAACGTTCCCGTCCGACGGATCGTGAGTGGAATCCAGCCCTCCGGCCGCCTTCATCTGGGCAATTACATGGGAGCCCTCAAAAACTGGATCGATCTCCAGGACCGCTACGAATCGTTCTTCTTTATCGCGGACTGGCATGCCCTGACAACGAATTATGAAGATACATCACCGATCCGGCAAAACATCCGGGAGATGCTCGTGGACTGGCTTTCCCTGGGTCTCGATCCTGAAAAATGCACGATTTTCCTGCAGTCGGACGTCCTCGAGCATGCCGAGCTGAACCTTCTTCTCTCCATGGTCACCCCGGTCTCCTGGCTCGAGAGGAACCCGTCCTACAAGGACCAGCAGACCCAGATCACGGGGAGAGACCTTTCCACGTTCGGATTTCTGGGGTATCCGGTCCTGATGTCGGCCGATATCCTCCTGTACCGCGCCGACCACGTGCCGGTGGGACTGGACCAGCTGCCGCACCTGGAGCTGGCCCGGGAAATTGCCCGTCGGCTGCGCCACTTTTATGGTCCCGTGGTTCCGGAACCCTTGCCGCTTCTGACTCCTACCCCGCGCCTCCTCGGTCTCGATGGCCGGAAAATGAGCAAAAGCTACAAGAATTGCATCTATGTCGGGGACTCTTCCGCCGAAGTCTGGGAAAAAGTCCGTCCCATGATGACAGATCCGGCCCGTGTCCGCCGATCGGACCCGGGAGATCCCGATAAGTGTCCCGTGTTCAACCTGCACCAGTCGTTTTCTCCGTCAGAAACAGTGCAGGAGGTCGACAAGGGGTGCCGGACAGCCGGCATCGGATGTATCGACTGCAAGAAGCTTTTGGTCGGTCACATCGAGAGGATTCTTCAGCCGGCCCGTGAAAAAAGACAGGAAATTTCCGCCAGAAAAGGGTTTTTGAAGGAAGTGCTCCGGGAAGGGGGGAAGACGGCCTCCGGGGAGGCGCGCCGGACGATCCGCGAAGTTCGCCGGGCCATGCGTCTTCCGGATGAAGACCTCTTCGAATGAGAAACAAAGACTTCCTTGTCAAAAAAGCGGGCAAGGAGATATTGTGAGAGGGACGTTGATCCCGGACTGGAAGACAGACGACCTGTATTGTGGATAGGAAAGGACCAATGACCGAAACAAAAGTCAAAAAAACTTCCCGAAAAAACAGCTCCCAACCGGAGGTTCCCGTCTGGGACCGTGTCCTTTTGGCCCGTGCCCAGGAAAGACCAACCTCCCTCGACTATATCCAGCGGCTGTGCACGCAGTTTGTCGAGGTTCACGGAGACCGCTCCTTCCGGGACGATCCTTCCATTGTCGGAGGCTTTGCGGTCTTCGAAGGCAAAAGCGTTGCCGTTGTCGGCCATCAGAAAGGGAAAAGCTTCAAGGACCGGATGACAAGAAACTTCGGCATGCCCCATCCGGAAGGATATCGGAAGGCCCTTCGGATCATGCGCCTGGCCGAACGATTTTCCATGCCCATCCTGACCTTCGTCGACACGCCGGGAGCCTATCCGGGCATCGAAGCGGAAGAGCGCGGTCAGGTCGAGGCTGTTGCCAGAAATATTATGGAGATGTTCGAGATTCGTGTTCCCATTCTGGTATTTATTGTCGGCGAGGGAGGAAGCGGCGGGGCCCTGGCGATCGGGGTCGGAGACCGTGTCTACATGCTGGAAAACGCGGTCTATTCGGTCATCAGCCCGGAAGCGTGCGCCGCCATTCTCTGGGATAACGCCGGCAGAGCGCCCGAAGCGGCAGAGCGTCTCCGGATGACCGCTTCAGATCTCCTGAACCTGGGGATCATCGACGGCATTCTTCCGGAAGCGTCCGGAGGAATCCAGAAAGATGCGATGCCGACCCTGTCCGCGATGAAGCCTCTGATCGCCGAACAACTGGAACAGCTCCAGGCCCTGTCCGTCGAGGAGCTGCTGTCCTCCCGCCAGAAGAAGTTCGATGCCATGGTGGCGTACCGGGAAAACAACGTGGTCCACTTTCCCGGCGGTCAGGACGCGACCACCTGACAGGGTTTTGCCTGCCTATCCGGCGAGAGAAGTCTCTCTCGGGTGCTCTTTCCCGTGTCTTTCCTGCCGGACGCCTCCCCTCTGCTTCAACTCGACGAGATAGGTCCGGAGGTCCGGATCCAGTTCCTCCTTCCGGACAACCGCCTGTTCCCCGAACCGTCCGCTCAGAGCCTGAACAAGCTCGTCGGAGGGGGAAACATTGAGGTGCAGACCTATCACGGCCACCGGATAAGGGCGGGTCATGACCTTGAGCTCCAGGATGGCGGGAACCGGTCCGGGATACCCAAGAAGAATTTTTTTGAGATCTTCGAGATCCTTGACCGAGAGCCCGTCGGTCTGCAGCCGGACGACAACCGTCTGATAGAGCGTCTCAAGAGCCTGTTCAATGGTTTCGATGCGGGTGACCCGAATCTTGCTCCCGAAGTCATTCCGTTCGAGAGGTCCCGTCACCAGGATCGGAAGATCGGTCTGGAGTTTCTCCTGAACCTGGGCGTAAACGTCTGGAAAAAGAACCGCCTCGATGGTTCCCTCCATGTCCAGCAGAGTCAACTGGGCCATTTTGTCGCCTTTTTTTGTCTTGACTTCCCGCAAGGCCGACACGACGGCGAAAACCCTCACGGTTTCCCCCTCTGATATGGCTTCGAGACTGCGGGTGGAACGCGTGTCGAGCTTCAGGAGCAGATCGGCATACCGGGCCATCGGATGAGACGTCAGATAAAACCCCAGAGCATTCTTCTCCTCCCGCAAAAGCATTCGTTCGTCCCATTCCGGCACCTCCCGGAGAGGAGGACCGAAAGACCGGCCACCCTGGTCTTCAGAGAAAAGGGATTTTTGCATAGACCCTTTTCCGGATTTCTGTTTTTCCGCCCAGGCCAGCAGATCGTCGAGGGATTCCATCGCCACCGCCCGCCGGATGCCCAGTGAACGAAACGCCCCCGCGCGGATCAGGGCTTCAATCACCCGGCGGTTCACCTTCTTTCCGACGATGCGCTTCAGAAAATCCGGGAAATCGGTAAAGGGTCCGTCCTGCGCCCGTGCTTCCAGAATACAGTCAACCGCCTGTTTCCCGACGTTTTTGACCGCGCCGAGACCAAACAGGATGCGGGAACCCGGAAGAATCGCAAAATCGAATTCACTCTGATTGATGTCCGGGGCCAGAACTTCGATGCCCATGTCTTTGGCTCCGGCAAGAAACACCCCGATTTTCTCCGTATCGTCCAGGGCGTTCGTCAGCAGGGCTGCCCAGAGCTCCAGCGGATAATGGGTTTTCAGATAGGCGGTCTGATAGGAAATCAGGGCATACGCCGCGCTGTGGGATTTGTTGAATCCGTATCCGGCAAAATAGGCCATCAGTTCGAACACATGGGTGGCTTTCTCTTTCGGAAAGCCTTTCCGGACTGCGCCTTCGACAAACTTATCCTGCATCTTGGCCATCTCTTCCGGCTTCTTCTTGCCCATGGCCCGCCGGAGAAGATCGGCTTCGCCAAGAGAAAAAC
This window harbors:
- a CDS encoding ABC transporter substrate-binding protein; translation: MSKGPSLHSSRSSYLRLSGRRSRTSFSFVSFLALLLMTVAQAAFPPQKLGATGLIPALEMPDVPVIKNNAPPPAPLPNVGDISVNLSLAEGQKDLSVGKDNEALQVFNGILLETPRDKVPLSVFLGISRAYRHLKAPNRAIVTLLPLIKSQTLAQADPEEKREYMYELGVADGLIHNKTGIEHYLVPVFPQLEKPREILSATHALLPYFESENPLEGVLYLGRAIDRIDPVHQQGLLSSIIDLIHDHITDTGELQTIIRTFPHEFPGDYAEFRTGLAALSGKKKDPEQAETLFLSLLANYPASLFTGSAEERLNHLSLPVDMPVVAVLLPALSNQTRGPYAHSFILGLHDFFRKEESSGDPFPSLMLRFVKNPQAYTRTLKDLVRHQKVVALLGPFFPDDFKAASSFLAHSDFVAVSPTLPPDPGLSHFFSTATVPDMMASAAAIATEKRVTPSHVVIVYPKGPYGQHVRNVYTSTLTGLGGQVIGSIFYDPRRPDNQAALEKLKSFGTRMEISKDTGLPQGATLVSEDAVQMGGKVFFLGSRIRNTKHVRTLFLPSFDVLYVPDTSAEPASLLREIAYKNIQNILLIGNETFLRIRGLSGIQELHDTILATGPPPLGPSSPVPMVNGRSRPSLFSLQTYDALRLLQKASASVDGPTRQGIRKFLDSHPSLEGVSGTMTWNGPGQFKKSVTIYQLSGRRWIPSDTVEVSYGEEK
- a CDS encoding site-2 protease family protein, whose amino-acid sequence is MFHFDSGMAYLSETGFQITTVGIPLLLAVTLHEVAHGAVADRLGDHTARYLGRLTLNPFPHVDPFGTILLPLMLYFSHTGLMFGYAKPVPINPLNMANPRRDMAIVAMAGPLSNLLQALVYMSLLHSFLGIVMTTSWFQSGEAGETVARLIITLFRMGILVNVVLFVFNLIPLPPLDGGRVLTGFLPAGGAAFMNRIEPWGMWILFGLILLDPYLGVLSRLVWPEMDSLTNLLMVWATKPGVS
- the trpS gene encoding tryptophan--tRNA ligase; protein product: MPMEKETSPENPVENSTEEKNVPVRRIVSGIQPSGRLHLGNYMGALKNWIDLQDRYESFFFIADWHALTTNYEDTSPIRQNIREMLVDWLSLGLDPEKCTIFLQSDVLEHAELNLLLSMVTPVSWLERNPSYKDQQTQITGRDLSTFGFLGYPVLMSADILLYRADHVPVGLDQLPHLELAREIARRLRHFYGPVVPEPLPLLTPTPRLLGLDGRKMSKSYKNCIYVGDSSAEVWEKVRPMMTDPARVRRSDPGDPDKCPVFNLHQSFSPSETVQEVDKGCRTAGIGCIDCKKLLVGHIERILQPAREKRQEISARKGFLKEVLREGGKTASGEARRTIREVRRAMRLPDEDLFE
- a CDS encoding acetyl-CoA carboxylase carboxyltransferase subunit alpha, with protein sequence MTETKVKKTSRKNSSQPEVPVWDRVLLARAQERPTSLDYIQRLCTQFVEVHGDRSFRDDPSIVGGFAVFEGKSVAVVGHQKGKSFKDRMTRNFGMPHPEGYRKALRIMRLAERFSMPILTFVDTPGAYPGIEAEERGQVEAVARNIMEMFEIRVPILVFIVGEGGSGGALAIGVGDRVYMLENAVYSVISPEACAAILWDNAGRAPEAAERLRMTASDLLNLGIIDGILPEASGGIQKDAMPTLSAMKPLIAEQLEQLQALSVEELLSSRQKKFDAMVAYRENNVVHFPGGQDATT